Proteins encoded in a region of the Bradyrhizobium sp. CB3481 genome:
- a CDS encoding glycosyltransferase family 4 protein, whose product MSKHRLLYAAGPGNIIAAHRHWRAGAHDPTEVSITFSSQIEDYCKRAGAVAYFISYRSPADLLNDGFITLEHRPKWSASKGWRFHWSELSYFWSLFRTALKFRATLAVIDSGTSQFFTGWMFRLVGIPVVVVLHNTIWPRGFPPKRPHHRLLSMIDAAFFRWGASATIGVSPECVRQVRQITNGVHGPLYEIRAQFLPSRFVPIAPPPAFDGKKLRVMYVGRVNRIKGVFDILEIARRLEQTHPGKVQWDICGTGPDFDLLQQRKSELALENVNLLGWVSLERLQQVYSDNHISIVPTRSDFAEGLAMTAAEAILANRPLITNPVVPALEVLREASLEARTDDVDSYVDVISRLFDDPAIYKRLCDACEPLQAQFYDRRNGIDAVLAKAIDDLS is encoded by the coding sequence ATGTCAAAACATCGACTGCTGTACGCCGCGGGCCCAGGCAATATCATTGCCGCCCACCGGCACTGGCGCGCTGGAGCTCACGATCCAACCGAGGTCTCGATTACCTTTTCCAGTCAGATCGAAGACTACTGCAAGCGCGCCGGCGCCGTCGCCTATTTCATTTCGTACAGGTCCCCGGCTGATCTACTCAACGATGGCTTCATAACGCTCGAACATCGGCCTAAATGGAGCGCGAGCAAAGGTTGGCGGTTTCACTGGTCCGAACTGAGCTACTTCTGGAGCCTCTTCCGGACGGCATTGAAATTCAGAGCGACGCTAGCAGTAATCGACTCCGGAACGAGCCAGTTTTTCACTGGATGGATGTTCCGCCTGGTCGGCATTCCTGTCGTCGTCGTTCTTCACAATACAATCTGGCCGCGCGGGTTTCCGCCGAAGCGGCCGCATCATCGACTACTATCAATGATCGATGCGGCTTTCTTTCGATGGGGAGCATCAGCCACCATCGGTGTGTCGCCCGAGTGTGTGCGTCAGGTCCGTCAAATCACCAACGGCGTTCACGGACCGCTTTACGAGATCCGTGCACAATTCCTGCCGAGCCGCTTTGTACCCATTGCCCCGCCCCCGGCATTCGACGGGAAAAAACTCCGAGTGATGTATGTAGGACGCGTGAACCGGATCAAGGGCGTGTTCGACATCCTTGAGATTGCGAGGCGGCTTGAACAAACACATCCCGGTAAAGTGCAGTGGGATATCTGCGGCACCGGACCGGATTTTGATCTTCTTCAACAAAGAAAGAGCGAGTTGGCGCTCGAAAACGTCAACCTACTCGGTTGGGTGTCGCTTGAGCGATTGCAACAGGTCTACAGTGACAATCACATTTCGATCGTACCAACCCGAAGCGATTTTGCTGAAGGTCTCGCAATGACCGCGGCCGAGGCCATATTGGCGAACCGTCCGCTGATCACTAATCCAGTGGTGCCGGCCCTCGAGGTGCTGCGTGAGGCATCGTTAGAAGCGCGCACCGATGACGTCGACTCCTATGTCGACGTCATATCCCGTCTTTTTGATGATCCGGCCATTTATAAGCGGCTGTGCGACGCTTGCGAACCTCTCCAAGCTCAATTCTACGACCGGCGGAATGGGATCGACGCCGTCTTGGCCAAAGCCATCGACGACCTGTCATGA
- a CDS encoding glutathione S-transferase C-terminal domain-containing protein: protein MTNYLFGSRPSLADFAWFGQLSEMATDPTPMRIMRARAPFTDHWVRRLDDASGVEREWYPREQALGGMVEELLKIAGELYLPFLVANQEAFANALDQVEMKVWGLPYALAPFKYQVKCLTLLRDRFAALDADSRAALRPVLERTGCWQHLAHGSNR, encoded by the coding sequence ATGACCAACTACCTGTTTGGCAGCCGGCCCTCGCTCGCTGATTTCGCCTGGTTCGGCCAGCTCAGCGAGATGGCCACCGACCCGACGCCGATGCGGATCATGCGTGCAAGAGCGCCGTTCACCGATCACTGGGTACGGCGGCTGGACGATGCGTCGGGCGTCGAACGGGAGTGGTATCCGCGCGAGCAGGCGCTTGGTGGCATGGTCGAAGAGCTGCTGAAGATAGCCGGCGAACTCTATCTGCCGTTCCTTGTCGCCAATCAAGAGGCCTTTGCGAACGCCCTCGATCAGGTGGAGATGAAGGTCTGGGGCCTGCCTTATGCGCTGGCGCCGTTCAAATACCAGGTGAAGTGCCTCACGCTGCTCCGCGACAGGTTTGCAGCGCTCGATGCGGACAGCCGGGCGGCGTTGCGGCCGGTGCTGGAGCGCACCGGATGCTGGCAGCATCTGGCACACGGTTCAAATCGCTGA
- a CDS encoding TetR/AcrR family transcriptional regulator: MTQSQATSGKVAKLNRVERNAWTKRKIFDAATKVVGKYGYAEASVARITEEAGVAQGTFYNHFENRQELLDQLLPKIGIDMVHFIRERTANADAARQEIERFSAFFEFIREVPEFLRILNEAEFFAPSGYQKHLDNISTAYVRILKRARLAGAIVDFSDEEFEAIVHMFMGARGYLSRRYSYAGGVVTAVPEHVISAYRKLVTRGLFTPEKGNSHDR, from the coding sequence ATGACGCAATCGCAAGCCACGTCAGGCAAAGTGGCAAAGCTAAACCGTGTCGAGCGCAACGCCTGGACCAAGCGCAAGATTTTTGACGCCGCCACCAAGGTCGTCGGCAAATACGGCTATGCCGAGGCCTCCGTTGCCCGCATCACTGAGGAAGCCGGCGTGGCCCAGGGCACCTTCTACAATCACTTCGAGAACCGCCAGGAACTGCTCGATCAGTTGCTGCCGAAGATCGGCATCGACATGGTTCACTTCATCCGCGAGCGCACCGCGAATGCGGACGCTGCAAGGCAGGAAATCGAACGTTTCAGCGCCTTCTTCGAGTTCATCCGCGAGGTTCCGGAGTTTTTGCGCATCCTCAACGAAGCCGAGTTCTTTGCGCCGAGCGGCTATCAGAAGCACCTCGACAATATTTCCACTGCCTATGTGCGCATTCTCAAGCGCGCCCGTCTCGCCGGCGCCATCGTGGATTTCAGCGACGAGGAATTCGAGGCGATCGTTCACATGTTCATGGGCGCGCGCGGTTATCTGAGCCGGCGTTACTCCTATGCTGGCGGCGTAGTCACCGCGGTGCCCGAGCACGTCATCTCCGCGTACCGGAAGCTGGTCACCCGCGGGCTGTTCACTCCTGAAAAGGGCAATAGCCATGACCGCTGA
- a CDS encoding G8 domain-containing protein: MHDIVSTPTGLQPEDFVSTAAYVAAVKALGDPPAHADDPSMAKEHAALFALVPRAEATHVAVRNGSWFDPTTWSDGRIPDAGAKVLIPEAISVKYDGVSDASLFTVRVDGKLLFAPDHDTRMVVDTLVVAKTGLLQIGTDDHPIQDGVTANIVIADNGPIDVNWDPMLLSRGIISHGSTEIHGQEKTSFLKLEMDPVAGSTLLHLDEDAVQNGWKVGDKIVVTGTHIGPQLIPGAGWVDIGSQDEVRTIKAIYGSTIVLDQALAYNHDSPRADLKAYVADYTRNVVIETQHASDLPSSQRGHVMFMHSPSVDVENAEFYELGRTDKSTRAVDAATATDITSDTNVKGRYALHLHETGVGPLSPETIVKGNAIWGSPGWGVVQHASSADIENNATFNTFGAAYVAETGDETGLWRSNIAIQAHGIGAGSWVDKNQFDVAAFDLAKSGIGFYFQGRMIDVTDNVAAGVNEGFVYMVRGTPANIDANNLDQPEILHGSSSSDVAAAPIQNFTNNEVLAAAYGFMVVKANPAQGHDVRSVIDGFKAWETDIGIHLEYTAHYTFLDADLVGPDLGRVAPKGTSGIELGNNTFDIVINRANIANYQEGIVLSKVMTTDSISPSDLNYVIIDLKTQDIQNNAIKNFDPLLDKQLASGQLVSGPAGLAMSWSQIPVWDFTWPGGRSVKLVGVKTDSIGQIKYANGNETFTIGLEEMAGILSHQGYYTTADGRKIVLIEEYFSDRATGEIFKTSIPIQIAENVPLLKSRWYMLDRDAISLGNIDLNAPAPLAFADTASTSAGMSVVIDVLHNDVDLKNLAMKIDGTTQPVHGTVTANPDGTLTYKPDGDFTGVDTFKYWVTDKNGKFDDGFVRVTVGPGTGTGGSHGGGTPGHSHDPGDVGAHDDDGHDPDVPPEVPAPPTRPLPAPGHAHDHDDRVNDRDPGHAHDTGVPSVPEVPSPPAVPVFDRPGASDSRPWQQINVRLSHDEKDWGGCGGEGMLKAVAGSLEAFAGGRSGYDPLSTPSAVYGDDFGVVKKVGEHLERAVDQPSPDHGVIAPNAHLFSMGNTLTLHLESSASEMGLPVSDSLDLAFSFRDLATPYLDGSHQAGPEMRPLVEHLGGVASGFIFA; this comes from the coding sequence ATGCACGACATTGTAAGTACGCCTACCGGGCTGCAGCCGGAAGATTTCGTATCGACCGCAGCCTATGTGGCGGCCGTAAAGGCGCTGGGCGATCCGCCGGCCCATGCGGACGATCCTTCGATGGCGAAAGAGCATGCAGCGCTGTTCGCGCTAGTGCCGCGCGCCGAAGCGACGCATGTCGCTGTCAGGAACGGCTCATGGTTCGATCCGACCACCTGGTCCGACGGACGCATTCCTGATGCGGGCGCCAAGGTGCTCATTCCCGAGGCCATCTCCGTAAAATATGACGGCGTCAGCGATGCGTCTCTGTTCACTGTACGCGTTGATGGCAAGTTGCTGTTCGCACCCGATCACGACACCCGCATGGTGGTCGACACGCTTGTCGTGGCCAAGACGGGACTCTTGCAGATCGGCACCGATGATCATCCTATTCAGGATGGCGTGACGGCGAACATCGTGATCGCGGATAACGGCCCGATCGACGTCAATTGGGATCCGATGCTGCTCAGCCGCGGGATTATCTCTCACGGCAGCACCGAGATTCACGGTCAGGAAAAGACGTCATTCCTGAAGCTGGAGATGGATCCTGTTGCGGGGAGCACGCTGCTTCACCTCGATGAGGATGCTGTTCAGAACGGTTGGAAAGTAGGCGATAAGATCGTCGTGACGGGTACTCATATCGGCCCCCAATTGATACCGGGGGCAGGCTGGGTAGATATCGGATCGCAAGACGAGGTCCGAACTATCAAAGCGATCTATGGTTCGACCATCGTTCTGGATCAAGCGCTCGCCTACAATCATGATTCTCCGCGGGCAGACCTCAAAGCTTACGTGGCCGACTACACCCGCAACGTGGTGATCGAAACGCAGCATGCGAGCGATCTCCCCTCATCGCAGCGGGGGCACGTCATGTTCATGCATAGCCCTTCGGTCGATGTGGAGAATGCTGAATTTTATGAGTTGGGCCGCACAGACAAATCCACCCGTGCGGTCGATGCAGCTACAGCAACCGACATTACGAGCGATACCAACGTCAAAGGCCGATACGCGCTCCATTTGCACGAAACTGGTGTCGGTCCTTTAAGCCCGGAGACCATCGTAAAGGGTAATGCGATCTGGGGATCTCCCGGCTGGGGCGTCGTCCAGCATGCATCGAGCGCGGACATCGAAAACAACGCCACGTTTAATACATTCGGCGCCGCTTATGTCGCCGAGACGGGTGATGAGACAGGTCTCTGGCGTAGCAACATTGCGATTCAAGCGCACGGAATCGGCGCGGGATCGTGGGTAGACAAGAACCAATTCGACGTCGCGGCGTTCGATCTCGCGAAGTCAGGAATCGGCTTTTACTTTCAGGGCCGAATGATCGATGTGACCGACAACGTCGCGGCTGGGGTTAACGAGGGCTTTGTGTACATGGTCAGGGGAACCCCGGCCAATATCGACGCTAACAACCTTGATCAACCCGAGATTCTGCACGGTTCGTCGTCGAGCGACGTAGCAGCCGCGCCAATACAAAACTTCACGAACAACGAAGTTCTTGCGGCAGCCTATGGCTTTATGGTCGTGAAGGCCAATCCGGCCCAGGGACACGACGTTCGATCGGTGATCGACGGTTTCAAGGCGTGGGAAACCGACATCGGTATTCACCTTGAGTATACGGCTCACTATACCTTCCTTGATGCGGATTTGGTTGGTCCCGACCTAGGTCGGGTGGCACCCAAGGGCACCAGCGGCATCGAGTTGGGGAACAATACCTTCGATATCGTGATCAACCGGGCCAACATCGCGAATTATCAGGAGGGCATAGTTCTATCAAAAGTAATGACGACCGATTCCATCTCACCGTCAGATCTGAACTATGTGATCATCGACCTGAAGACGCAGGACATCCAGAATAACGCGATCAAGAATTTCGATCCGCTTCTCGACAAGCAGTTGGCTTCGGGGCAACTCGTGTCAGGCCCGGCTGGCCTCGCAATGAGCTGGAGCCAAATTCCAGTCTGGGATTTCACCTGGCCGGGTGGCCGCTCCGTGAAGCTGGTAGGCGTAAAGACTGACAGCATCGGCCAGATCAAATATGCGAATGGTAATGAGACTTTCACGATCGGCCTCGAGGAGATGGCCGGCATCCTTTCGCATCAGGGATATTACACCACGGCAGATGGCCGGAAGATCGTGCTGATCGAGGAGTACTTTTCCGACCGGGCGACCGGTGAGATTTTCAAGACAAGCATCCCGATCCAGATTGCCGAAAACGTCCCGCTCCTGAAGAGCAGATGGTACATGTTGGACCGCGATGCGATTTCGCTGGGCAACATCGATCTCAATGCGCCAGCGCCTCTCGCTTTCGCCGATACGGCGTCAACGAGCGCAGGGATGAGCGTTGTGATCGACGTCCTCCACAACGACGTCGACCTGAAAAATTTGGCCATGAAAATCGATGGCACGACGCAGCCGGTCCACGGCACTGTCACCGCAAACCCTGACGGCACGCTGACCTACAAGCCCGACGGCGACTTCACCGGTGTGGACACCTTCAAATATTGGGTGACGGACAAGAATGGAAAGTTCGACGACGGCTTCGTAAGGGTGACGGTCGGCCCCGGGACCGGTACGGGCGGGTCACATGGCGGCGGCACGCCGGGCCACTCGCACGATCCCGGTGACGTTGGTGCGCATGACGACGATGGTCATGACCCCGATGTGCCACCGGAAGTCCCGGCTCCGCCCACAAGACCACTGCCGGCGCCGGGTCACGCGCACGATCATGACGATCGCGTCAATGACCGTGATCCCGGTCATGCTCATGATACCGGCGTGCCGTCGGTCCCGGAGGTCCCGTCTCCGCCGGCGGTGCCGGTTTTTGACAGGCCGGGAGCCTCTGATTCGCGGCCGTGGCAGCAGATCAATGTCCGGCTCAGTCACGACGAAAAAGATTGGGGCGGCTGCGGTGGGGAAGGTATGCTGAAGGCGGTGGCCGGAAGCTTGGAAGCGTTTGCGGGCGGCCGGTCAGGGTACGATCCCTTGTCCACTCCCTCAGCCGTGTACGGCGACGATTTCGGGGTCGTGAAGAAAGTCGGCGAACATCTTGAACGTGCCGTCGATCAGCCTTCGCCGGATCATGGCGTCATCGCTCCGAACGCACACCTATTTTCGATGGGCAATACGCTTACGTTGCACCTCGAAAGCTCGGCATCTGAAATGGGGCTTCCGGTGTCAGATAGCCTCGACCTAGCTTTTTCCTTCAGGGACTTGGCTACGCCCTATTTGGATGGGAGTCATCAGGCGGGGCCCGAAATGCGGCCTCTCGTCGAGCACTTGGGCGGAGTTGCATCCGGCTTTATTTTTGCGTGA
- a CDS encoding NAD(P)/FAD-dependent oxidoreductase, which translates to MNIELPRKKLDLSSAIAEGDIRVLLMVLVHMTGDERWLEPPYKPKRDVRLIPDPQAGVPPEIQAEIRAAVLKLFANGEPKPFITDPGDELMLKMMRTTLGENVAPEYAPLMREEMSFIPRDARWRKPPANEKLTQQHVLIVGAGVCAIALGVALGRLGIPYTIVEKNDELGGTWYVNRYPGCGVDTPNHSYSFSFGKRNPWTRYFAQRQELLDYLRKVALEHDIRKHLRLNTELTSSRWDEASRRWVSTLRTVHGEETFESTVLVSAIGQLNDPNPAHFEGEEDFKGRILHSALWSDDIELDGKRVAVIGTGATAMQLVPSIADRVASVTVYQRTAQWARPVAGYSDPISEGAQWLLAHLPFYVQWYRFNMFWRYGDGLLPFLRKDPNWPHPERAVNKGNDRHREELTNFILSELKDRPDLVEKCVPTYPPYGKRILLDNNWFKTLTKPNVELVTEKIDHFAGGGIVAADGKTRPADIIVISTGFKVTEMAARLNITGRGGKNLKTAWANDNPTAYLGLTVPDFPNLFVMLGPNSGPAHGGSVIFQSECQSRYISACLVDMIEQDIAAIDVRPEAHDRYIRKVDAEHEQLIWTHPGMTTYYRNTQGRVFSAMPWRFVDYWAMTHDPDLRDYRHTKA; encoded by the coding sequence ATGAATATCGAGCTGCCGCGCAAGAAACTCGATCTGTCGTCGGCCATCGCCGAGGGCGACATCCGCGTGCTGCTGATGGTGCTGGTGCACATGACCGGCGACGAACGCTGGCTGGAGCCACCCTACAAGCCGAAGCGCGACGTGCGTCTGATCCCGGACCCTCAGGCGGGCGTCCCTCCTGAAATCCAGGCTGAAATCCGTGCCGCGGTGTTGAAACTGTTCGCGAACGGCGAGCCGAAGCCTTTCATAACGGACCCCGGCGACGAGCTGATGCTGAAGATGATGCGCACCACGCTCGGCGAGAACGTCGCGCCGGAATATGCACCGCTGATGCGCGAGGAAATGAGCTTCATCCCGCGCGATGCGCGCTGGCGCAAGCCACCTGCGAACGAGAAGCTGACACAGCAGCATGTGCTGATCGTCGGCGCCGGCGTCTGCGCCATTGCGCTGGGCGTCGCGCTTGGCCGGCTCGGCATCCCCTACACCATCGTCGAGAAGAACGACGAGCTCGGCGGCACCTGGTATGTCAATCGCTATCCCGGCTGCGGTGTCGACACGCCGAACCATTCGTACTCTTTCTCATTCGGCAAGCGTAACCCGTGGACGCGCTATTTCGCCCAGCGGCAGGAGCTGCTCGACTATCTCAGGAAGGTCGCGCTCGAGCACGACATCCGCAAGCATCTGCGCCTCAACACCGAGCTGACGTCGTCGCGCTGGGACGAAGCCAGCCGGCGCTGGGTATCGACGCTAAGGACCGTCCATGGCGAGGAGACATTTGAATCGACCGTTCTCGTCAGCGCGATCGGCCAGCTCAACGATCCCAATCCAGCGCACTTCGAGGGTGAGGAAGATTTCAAGGGCCGGATACTGCACTCCGCGCTGTGGTCGGACGATATCGAGCTCGACGGCAAGCGCGTCGCCGTCATCGGCACCGGCGCCACCGCCATGCAGTTGGTCCCCTCGATCGCAGACCGCGTAGCCTCGGTCACTGTTTATCAGCGGACCGCGCAATGGGCGCGCCCAGTCGCCGGCTATTCCGATCCGATCAGCGAGGGCGCCCAGTGGCTGCTCGCGCATCTGCCGTTCTATGTACAGTGGTATCGCTTCAACATGTTCTGGCGCTACGGCGACGGCTTGCTGCCGTTCCTGCGCAAGGACCCCAACTGGCCGCATCCCGAACGCGCCGTCAACAAGGGAAATGACCGGCATCGCGAGGAGCTGACCAACTTCATCCTGTCCGAATTGAAGGACCGCCCCGACCTCGTCGAGAAATGCGTGCCGACCTATCCGCCCTACGGCAAGCGCATCCTGCTCGACAACAACTGGTTCAAGACGCTGACGAAGCCGAATGTCGAACTGGTCACCGAGAAGATCGATCATTTTGCCGGTGGCGGCATCGTCGCGGCCGACGGCAAGACGCGGCCTGCGGATATCATCGTCATCTCGACCGGCTTCAAGGTCACGGAAATGGCGGCTCGCCTTAACATCACCGGACGCGGCGGAAAGAATCTGAAGACGGCCTGGGCCAACGACAACCCGACCGCCTATCTCGGCCTCACCGTGCCAGACTTTCCCAATCTCTTCGTGATGCTCGGCCCCAATTCAGGACCGGCGCATGGCGGCAGCGTGATCTTCCAGTCGGAATGCCAAAGCCGCTATATCTCGGCGTGCCTGGTCGACATGATCGAGCAGGACATCGCCGCGATCGATGTTCGTCCCGAAGCGCATGATCGATACATCAGGAAAGTCGATGCCGAGCATGAGCAATTGATCTGGACTCATCCGGGCATGACCACCTACTACCGCAACACTCAGGGCCGCGTGTTCTCTGCAATGCCTTGGCGGTTCGTGGATTACTGGGCAATGACGCACGATCCCGATTTACGCGATTACCGCCACACAAAGGCCTGA
- a CDS encoding SDR family oxidoreductase: MTAEGIVLVTGGSRGIGAATATLLAEQGQKIVIVDIAPEPLAETQAILWPAPFDVASEAAVINGIADIEAAHGPITGLVNAAGVFGKMHRIERVRMEQWDREVNIDLRGTFLVARSVGVKMAERRHGAIVNVASVAGMTSGPIHAYTAAKAGVIQITQTMAAEWGRCGVRVNAVSPGFTRTVALEAAIASGALNRKSAESPTAMNRLVEPIEVAQAIAWLLSPLSSGVTGINLPVDAGYIAGTTWAAYGGLPELPGA; the protein is encoded by the coding sequence ATGACCGCTGAAGGTATCGTTCTCGTCACCGGCGGCAGCCGCGGCATTGGCGCCGCAACCGCCACGCTGCTCGCCGAACAGGGCCAAAAGATCGTTATTGTCGATATTGCGCCGGAGCCGCTGGCCGAAACGCAAGCGATCCTATGGCCCGCGCCGTTCGATGTCGCGAGCGAGGCTGCCGTCATCAACGGCATCGCCGACATCGAGGCCGCACACGGCCCGATCACCGGCCTAGTCAACGCCGCCGGCGTGTTCGGCAAGATGCACCGAATTGAGCGCGTGCGGATGGAGCAATGGGACCGCGAGGTCAATATCGACCTGCGCGGCACCTTTCTGGTCGCCCGCAGCGTCGGCGTGAAGATGGCCGAGCGCCGGCATGGCGCGATTGTCAACGTCGCCTCCGTCGCCGGCATGACCTCGGGCCCGATCCATGCCTACACCGCGGCGAAGGCCGGCGTCATCCAGATCACGCAGACCATGGCTGCCGAGTGGGGCCGCTGCGGCGTACGCGTCAATGCGGTCTCGCCGGGCTTCACCCGCACCGTGGCGCTTGAAGCCGCGATCGCCTCCGGCGCACTGAATAGAAAATCCGCCGAAAGCCCGACCGCAATGAACCGGCTGGTCGAGCCTATCGAGGTCGCACAGGCCATCGCCTGGCTGCTTTCGCCGCTGAGCAGCGGCGTCACCGGGATCAATCTTCCTGTCGATGCCGGCTACATCGCCGGCACTACCTGGGCCGCCTATGGCGGCTTGCCGGAGCTACCTGGCGCGTAA
- a CDS encoding helix-turn-helix transcriptional regulator, whose amino-acid sequence MNDLRDTVARNLRRLRTVKGWTQEELAYRAKVDRSYVSQLETGVYSASVTMLGKLSKALGVDPSELLKP is encoded by the coding sequence ATGAACGATTTGCGGGATACTGTTGCTCGGAATTTGCGCCGGCTGCGCACGGTGAAGGGTTGGACACAGGAGGAGCTCGCGTATCGTGCAAAAGTTGATCGGAGCTATGTGAGTCAGCTGGAGACTGGGGTGTACAGCGCGTCCGTGACGATGCTTGGTAAGCTGTCGAAGGCACTAGGTGTGGATCCCAGCGAGTTGCTCAAACCTTGA
- a CDS encoding DsbA family protein: MDRPRVRIYTDYKSPYAFVANKRLFELEEVHGVELEWLPYTLRIPAFMGTVEERTPHFWRKVRYSYMDARRHANAQGLVMKGPRRIYDAFYASAGMLFAQRQGLFRAYHDTVFRRFWSHDLEIDGLSEISGVIASLGGSADQFEAYVRGPARAEHDRIIDEAEKLGVFGVPTMVFNGELFWGGDRIDMLIERIKNPDSIKTALGSRHHSSS; the protein is encoded by the coding sequence ATGGATAGACCACGCGTCCGAATCTACACCGACTACAAGAGCCCCTACGCCTTCGTCGCCAACAAGCGGCTGTTCGAACTTGAGGAGGTTCACGGCGTCGAACTCGAATGGCTGCCCTACACGCTGCGCATTCCCGCGTTCATGGGCACGGTCGAGGAGCGCACACCGCATTTCTGGCGCAAGGTGCGCTATTCGTATATGGATGCGCGCCGCCATGCCAATGCACAGGGCCTCGTCATGAAGGGTCCGCGGCGCATCTATGACGCCTTTTATGCCAGCGCCGGCATGCTGTTCGCGCAGCGCCAGGGCCTGTTCCGCGCCTACCACGACACGGTGTTCCGCCGCTTCTGGAGTCACGATCTCGAGATCGACGGGCTGTCGGAGATATCGGGCGTGATCGCATCGCTCGGCGGTTCTGCCGATCAATTCGAAGCTTACGTCCGCGGCCCGGCACGGGCGGAACATGATCGCATCATCGATGAGGCCGAGAAACTCGGGGTTTTCGGCGTGCCGACGATGGTGTTCAATGGCGAATTATTCTGGGGCGGGGATCGCATCGACATGCTGATCGAGCGGATCAAAAATCCTGACTCGATTAAGACGGCGCTCGGCAGTCGCCACCACTCGTCCAGCTAA
- a CDS encoding AMP-binding protein, translating into MINLSGFIAFHARRTPDRCALKYRGEDISYAEFDRRIRQVGGWLAARGIGPGDVVAVLMKNSTAFLELVFATSHIGAVFLPINYRLSADEVGYIVGNSGARILISDDEFSGTAAGSAPVVFLDEAAQLNASLLAVDVAPASMQVRQPRDLMRLMYTSGTTDRPKGVMLTYENMYWKSADQTVVLGLNAETRLLVIGPLYHVGALDLPGIAVLWHGGLLSIHRNFEPEQALAAIEAEKLNAAWFAPVMTTAILTCPTRKSYDVSSLRWAIGGGEKTPEARIRSFSEYFKNARYIDAYGLTETCGGDTFMEAGREIEKIGSTGRATAHVEIEIRDDAGNPLPSGQNGEICLRGPKVTQGYWKDPEKTSAAFFGDWFRTGDVGYLDDDGFLFLTDRKKDMIISGGENIASSEVERVIYELPEVREVAVIGMPDERWGEKPVAVVVLGNGATLDLAGLTEHCRARLAGFKVPKQLIIRDSLPRNPSGKVLKRVLRAELES; encoded by the coding sequence TACGCCGAGTTCGACCGCCGCATCCGGCAGGTCGGCGGGTGGCTTGCCGCGCGCGGGATCGGCCCTGGCGACGTCGTCGCGGTTTTGATGAAGAACAGCACGGCGTTCCTCGAGCTGGTGTTTGCGACCAGCCATATCGGCGCGGTGTTTCTGCCGATCAACTACCGCCTGTCAGCCGACGAGGTCGGCTACATCGTCGGCAATTCCGGCGCGCGCATTTTGATTTCGGATGACGAGTTTTCCGGCACAGCCGCCGGCAGCGCGCCGGTCGTCTTCCTCGACGAAGCTGCGCAATTGAACGCTTCCCTCCTCGCGGTCGATGTCGCGCCGGCCTCCATGCAAGTGCGGCAGCCGCGCGACCTGATGCGGCTGATGTACACCTCGGGCACGACGGACCGCCCCAAAGGCGTGATGCTCACTTACGAGAACATGTACTGGAAGTCGGCCGATCAGACGGTTGTCCTGGGACTGAACGCGGAAACGCGACTGCTGGTGATCGGGCCGCTCTATCATGTCGGCGCGCTCGACCTTCCGGGGATCGCGGTGCTGTGGCATGGCGGCTTGCTCTCCATCCACCGCAACTTCGAGCCGGAGCAGGCGCTCGCGGCGATCGAGGCCGAGAAGCTCAACGCCGCATGGTTCGCGCCTGTTATGACCACTGCGATCCTCACCTGCCCCACCCGCAAAAGCTACGACGTCTCCAGCCTGCGCTGGGCGATCGGCGGCGGCGAGAAAACCCCGGAAGCGCGTATCCGCAGCTTCTCTGAGTACTTCAAGAACGCCCGCTACATCGATGCCTACGGCCTGACGGAAACCTGCGGCGGCGATACGTTCATGGAAGCCGGCCGCGAGATCGAGAAGATCGGCTCGACCGGCCGCGCCACCGCCCATGTCGAGATCGAAATCCGCGACGATGCCGGCAATCCGTTGCCATCAGGCCAGAACGGCGAAATCTGCCTGCGTGGACCGAAGGTCACGCAGGGCTACTGGAAGGATCCCGAGAAGACGTCGGCGGCTTTCTTCGGCGACTGGTTCCGCACCGGTGACGTCGGCTATCTCGACGACGACGGCTTCCTCTTTCTGACCGACCGCAAGAAGGACATGATCATCTCCGGCGGCGAGAACATCGCCTCCTCGGAAGTCGAGCGCGTCATCTACGAACTGCCTGAGGTGCGCGAAGTCGCCGTGATCGGTATGCCCGACGAAAGATGGGGCGAAAAGCCGGTTGCCGTCGTGGTGCTCGGGAATGGCGCCACGCTGGATTTGGCCGGCCTGACTGAACACTGCCGCGCGCGTCTGGCCGGTTTCAAGGTCCCGAAGCAACTGATCATCCGCGACAGCCTGCCGCGCAACCCTTCCGGCAAAGTCCTCAAGCGCGTGCTGCGCGCCGAACTGGAATCTTAA